In Anaeromusa acidaminophila DSM 3853, the following proteins share a genomic window:
- a CDS encoding Y-family DNA polymerase — protein sequence MALVNYVHFPKRSVLCIDVKSFFASVEAVRRGLDPLDAYIAVVSDIRRAGAVVLASSPKVKKEYSIKTGSRLFEIPKKSPIKIVEPNMSLYLQQNRAIQNIFRRYVTDEDLHIYSIDESFLDVTASLNLFGPAEIIAKRILKEVKEELGLIVAAGIGDNPLLAKLALDHEAKKRPPWIARWSYEMVPETVWKIEPMTDFWGISRGYDKRLKRLGIYTIEALAHADPLLLQRAMGILGLQLYYHAWGLDASIISHKYKSKSHTYSKNQILMRDYFVREEIQVVIKEMIGEVCERLRKHKEKCCEIQLSIGYSDKAIHPGFSVKVKLAPPDNSTGRISQLANTEFSKRWSKEPVRSINVAALRIVPAIHEQLELFNTDDRRQTLIDETVDTLKRKFGKTSIFYAGSLAGGTYLERANYVGGHKGTST from the coding sequence ATGGCCCTCGTTAACTATGTGCATTTTCCTAAAAGAAGCGTCTTGTGTATAGATGTTAAATCCTTTTTTGCCTCGGTCGAAGCGGTGAGACGCGGGCTGGACCCGCTGGATGCGTATATCGCGGTTGTTTCAGATATAAGAAGGGCGGGAGCCGTTGTTCTTGCTAGCAGTCCAAAGGTGAAAAAAGAGTATAGTATAAAAACGGGTAGCCGCCTGTTTGAAATTCCTAAAAAATCTCCTATTAAAATTGTGGAACCGAATATGTCACTATATCTTCAACAGAACAGAGCCATTCAAAATATCTTTAGGCGCTATGTTACAGACGAAGACCTTCACATTTATAGTATTGACGAATCTTTTTTAGACGTTACGGCCTCCTTAAACCTGTTTGGTCCTGCGGAAATAATTGCAAAGAGGATTCTAAAAGAGGTAAAAGAGGAGCTAGGCCTTATTGTTGCCGCCGGGATAGGCGATAATCCGTTATTAGCCAAACTGGCACTAGACCATGAGGCAAAAAAAAGACCACCCTGGATAGCCAGGTGGTCGTATGAAATGGTACCGGAAACCGTTTGGAAGATAGAGCCAATGACGGATTTTTGGGGTATTTCAAGAGGGTATGACAAGCGATTGAAGCGGCTTGGTATTTATACCATTGAAGCCCTAGCACATGCGGACCCACTATTATTGCAACGTGCCATGGGAATACTGGGGCTGCAGCTGTATTATCACGCTTGGGGGCTAGATGCCAGCATTATTTCCCACAAATATAAATCCAAAAGCCACACCTATAGTAAAAATCAAATTCTTATGCGCGATTATTTTGTGCGTGAAGAGATTCAAGTTGTTATTAAAGAGATGATTGGGGAAGTTTGCGAAAGACTGCGAAAACACAAGGAAAAGTGTTGTGAAATACAACTGAGTATTGGCTATTCAGATAAAGCCATTCACCCAGGTTTTTCAGTAAAAGTAAAATTGGCTCCTCCTGATAATTCTACGGGACGAATCAGCCAATTAGCAAATACTGAGTTTAGTAAACGATGGAGCAAGGAACCAGTTCGGTCTATTAACGTAGCGGCCTTGCGGATTGTACCCGCCATACATGAACAATTAGAGCTGTTCAATACCGATGATCGCCGGCAGACTTTGATCGATGAAACGGTCGATACATTGAAAAGGAAATTTGGAAAAACGAGCATTTTCTATGCGGGGTCTTTAGCGGGCGGGACGTATTTAGAACGTGCGAATTATGTGGGCGGACATAAAGGAACGAGTACCTAA